In Gorilla gorilla gorilla isolate KB3781 chromosome 12, NHGRI_mGorGor1-v2.1_pri, whole genome shotgun sequence, the following are encoded in one genomic region:
- the KCNS3 gene encoding delayed-rectifier potassium channel regulatory subunit KCNS3 isoform X2, which translates to MMMDVPPGRMKAERVASPPQGCSLIFLFSLASQHSAFCIHHGVCNRYQERKEENHEKDWDQKSHDVSTDSSFEESSLFEKELEKFDTLRFGQLRKKIWIRMENPAYCLSAKLIAISSLSVVLASIVAMCIHSMSEFQNEDGEVDDPVLEGVEIACIAWFTGELAVRLAAAPCQKKFWKNPLNIIDFVSIIPFYATLAVDTKEEESEDIENMGKVVQILRLMRIFRILKLARHSVGLRSLGATLRHSYQEVGLLLLFLSVGISIFSVLIYSVEKDDHTSSLTSIPICWWWATISMTTVGYGDTHPVTLPGKLIASTCIICGILVVALPITIIFNKFSKYYQKQKDIDVDQCSEDAPEKCHELPYFNIRDIYAQRMHAFITSLSSVGIVVSDPDSTDASSIEDNEDICNTTSLENCTAK; encoded by the exons GTGCAGCCTGatcttcctcttctcccttgCCAGCCAGCACTCTGCCTTCTGTATCCACCATGGTGTTTG CAATCGCTACCAGGAACGCAAGGAGGAAAACCACGAGAAGGACTGGGACCAGAAAAGCCATGATGTGAGTACCGACTCCTCGTTTGAAGAGTCGTCTCTGTTTGAGAAAGAGCTGGAGAAGTTTGACACACTGCGATTTGGTCAGCTCCGGAAGAAAATCTGGATTAGAATGGAGAACCCAGCGTACTGCCTGTCCGCTAAGCTTATCGCTATCTCCTCTTTGAGCGTGGTGCTGGCCTCCATCGTGGCCATGTGCATTCACAGCATGTCGGAGTTCCAGAATGAGGATGGAGAAGTGGATGATCCGGTGCTGGAAGGAGTGGAGATCGCGTGCATTGCCTGGTTCACCGGGGAGCTTGCCGTCCGGCTGGCTGCCGCTCCTTGTCAAAAGAAATTCTGGAAAAACCCTCTGAACATCATTGACTTTGTCTCCATTATTCCCTTCTATGCCACGTTGGCTGTAGACAccaaggaggaagagagtgaggatATTGAGAACATGGGCAAGGTGGTCCAGATCCTACGGCTTATGAGGATTTTCCGAATTCTAAAGCTTGCCCGGCACTCGGTAGGACTTCGGTCTCTAGGTGCCACACTGAGACACAGCTACCAAGAAGTTGGgcttctgcttctcttcctctctgtgggcatttccattttctctgtgCTTATCTACTCCGTGGAGAAAGATGACCACACatccagcctcaccagcatcccCATCTGCTGGTGGTGGGCCACCATCAGCATGACAACTGTGGGCTATGGAGACACCCACCCGGTCACCTTGCCGGGAAAGCTCATCGCCAGCACATGCATCATCTGTGGCATCTTGGTGGTGGCCCTTcccatcaccatcatcttcaaCAAGTTTTCCAAGTACTACCAGAAGCAAAAGGACATTGATGTGGACCAGTGCAGTGAGGATGCACCAGAGAAGTGTCATGAGCTACCTTACTTTAACATTAGGGATATATATGCACAGCGGATGCACGCCTTCATTACCAGTCTCTCTTCTGTAGGCATTGTGGTGAGCGATCCTGACTCCACAGATGCTTCAAGCATTGAAGACAATGAGGACATTTGTAACACCACCTCCTTGGAGAATTGCACAGCAAAATGA
- the KCNS3 gene encoding delayed-rectifier potassium channel regulatory subunit KCNS3 isoform X1, giving the protein MVFGEFFHRPGQDEELVNLNVGGFKQSVDQSTLLRFPHTRLGKLLTCHSEEAILELCDDYSVADKEYYFDRNPSLFRYVLNFYYTGKLHVMEELCVFSFCQEIEYWGINELFIDSCCSNRYQERKEENHEKDWDQKSHDVSTDSSFEESSLFEKELEKFDTLRFGQLRKKIWIRMENPAYCLSAKLIAISSLSVVLASIVAMCIHSMSEFQNEDGEVDDPVLEGVEIACIAWFTGELAVRLAAAPCQKKFWKNPLNIIDFVSIIPFYATLAVDTKEEESEDIENMGKVVQILRLMRIFRILKLARHSVGLRSLGATLRHSYQEVGLLLLFLSVGISIFSVLIYSVEKDDHTSSLTSIPICWWWATISMTTVGYGDTHPVTLPGKLIASTCIICGILVVALPITIIFNKFSKYYQKQKDIDVDQCSEDAPEKCHELPYFNIRDIYAQRMHAFITSLSSVGIVVSDPDSTDASSIEDNEDICNTTSLENCTAK; this is encoded by the coding sequence ATGGTGTTTGGTGAGTTTTTCCATCGCCCTGGACAAGACGAGGAACTTGTCAACCTGAATGTGGGGGGCTTTAAGCAGTCTGTTGACCAAAGCACCCTCCTGCGGTTTCCTCACACCAGACTGGGGAAGCTGCTTACTTGCCATTCTGAAGAGGCCATTCTGGAGCTGTGTGATGATTACAGTGTGGCCGATAAGGAATACTACTTTGATCGGAATCCCTCCTTGTTCAgatatgttttgaatttttattacacGGGGAAGCTGCATGTCATGGAGGAGCTGTGCGTATTCTCATTCTGCCAGGAGATTGAGTACTGGGGCATCAACGAGCTCTTCATTGATTCTTGCTGCAGCAATCGCTACCAGGAACGCAAGGAGGAAAACCACGAGAAGGACTGGGACCAGAAAAGCCATGATGTGAGTACCGACTCCTCGTTTGAAGAGTCGTCTCTGTTTGAGAAAGAGCTGGAGAAGTTTGACACACTGCGATTTGGTCAGCTCCGGAAGAAAATCTGGATTAGAATGGAGAACCCAGCGTACTGCCTGTCCGCTAAGCTTATCGCTATCTCCTCTTTGAGCGTGGTGCTGGCCTCCATCGTGGCCATGTGCATTCACAGCATGTCGGAGTTCCAGAATGAGGATGGAGAAGTGGATGATCCGGTGCTGGAAGGAGTGGAGATCGCGTGCATTGCCTGGTTCACCGGGGAGCTTGCCGTCCGGCTGGCTGCCGCTCCTTGTCAAAAGAAATTCTGGAAAAACCCTCTGAACATCATTGACTTTGTCTCCATTATTCCCTTCTATGCCACGTTGGCTGTAGACAccaaggaggaagagagtgaggatATTGAGAACATGGGCAAGGTGGTCCAGATCCTACGGCTTATGAGGATTTTCCGAATTCTAAAGCTTGCCCGGCACTCGGTAGGACTTCGGTCTCTAGGTGCCACACTGAGACACAGCTACCAAGAAGTTGGgcttctgcttctcttcctctctgtgggcatttccattttctctgtgCTTATCTACTCCGTGGAGAAAGATGACCACACatccagcctcaccagcatcccCATCTGCTGGTGGTGGGCCACCATCAGCATGACAACTGTGGGCTATGGAGACACCCACCCGGTCACCTTGCCGGGAAAGCTCATCGCCAGCACATGCATCATCTGTGGCATCTTGGTGGTGGCCCTTcccatcaccatcatcttcaaCAAGTTTTCCAAGTACTACCAGAAGCAAAAGGACATTGATGTGGACCAGTGCAGTGAGGATGCACCAGAGAAGTGTCATGAGCTACCTTACTTTAACATTAGGGATATATATGCACAGCGGATGCACGCCTTCATTACCAGTCTCTCTTCTGTAGGCATTGTGGTGAGCGATCCTGACTCCACAGATGCTTCAAGCATTGAAGACAATGAGGACATTTGTAACACCACCTCCTTGGAGAATTGCACAGCAAAATGA